The Streptomyces sp. NBC_01317 genomic interval TAACGCGGCAGGGGCGGGGCTGGCCGCGATGGGCCTGGCGGAGGCGCTGTCCAACACGGTCGGCAAGCAGCTGGTCGAGCGGCGCCGCCCGCCCAAGGAATGGATCCCGAACGCGGAGGTGGAGGAACGGCCGACCAGTTCCTCCTTCCCCTCGGGTCACACCGCGGCGGCCATCGCCTTCGCGGCGACCGTCACCGTGGTATGGCCGCGTGCCGGAGCCGTCTGCGCGCCTCCGGCGCTCGCGGTGGCGGTGGGGCGGGTCCACAGCGGAGCCCACTATCCGACGGACATCGCCGCCGGAACCGTGATCGGCCTGGCGGCGACGGCCCTGGTCCTCACCGCCAAACAGCAGGCCACGGAGCGGTGGCGGTGACCTTCCTCTTCGCTCAGGTGACCTTGCTCTTCCCTCATACGGCGGGCGTCATGGTCAGGACGGCCCTTCGGGTGCCGGACAGGAAGTCCCCTGCGGAGACGTGAGCGATTGTGGCCGATGTATCCGTCGGGACGGATGACGAGCAGGGTGTCCTCGGTCAGTCCATAGACGCGCCGGGTCGTCCGGCGCGGGTCGGTCAGGCGGTGGTGGGCGTGCTCGGCGTCTTTGGCGTGCCCGGCATCTTTACCGAAGACGATACGAGTCAACGGGGCCCCGACTTCGGGCCATTCGAGGCGGTCGAGGGCCTCGCCGGCACGGCTGCCGTACGCCGGCGCGGTGAAGTGCGGGCCTTGGTAGAGGTCGAAGAGTCTGACCGGACGTCCGTCACGACCCGCCAGACGGGAGTCCGGAGCGCGGTCTCCCACCCGCAGCTTCTTCGTCGCGTCGCTGTGGGCGCGGGCGGCGAGCGGGCCGCCGTGGTAGGTCAGGGCGAGCTGCTGCTCGTCCTTGCCCCGGCGGATGCTCGAAGGGTCGAGCTTGGCGATGCCCTCGTACTTCTTGGTCGACAGGTTCAGCACACTCTCCGCGAGGGGCAGCCGCTCGGCCTCGTAACTGTCCAACAGCGCGTCGTCGGCCCCCGCCAGGACCTGTGACAGCTTCCAGCCGAGGTTGTACGCGTCCTGGAGGCCGGTGTTCAGCCCTTGGGCGCCGGCCGGGGTGTGTACGTGAGCGGCGTCTCCGGCGAGGAAGACGCGTCCCCGCCGGTAGCTCTCCGCCAGGCGGATGTTGGGCCGGAAGACCGAGGTCCACCGGATGCCGGTGAGCGCGATGCGCCGGTTCCCGGTGTGCGAGCGGACGCGCTCATTGATCCGCGCCTCGGTGCCCGGGGGTTCCTCGTCCTGCGCCGGCCGGATCATCCACTGGAACAGGTCGCTGTACGGGAGGGGGCAGGCACCCACAAATCTGCCGCCGGCCCCGGGCCAGACGTGCCACCGGTCACGGGACAAACCTGAGGTGGCGGCGTCCACGAGGAGCATCCGGTCCTGCTCGCCCGTCGCCCCGGCGAATTCGACGGCCAATTGCTTGCGGACCCGGCTGGAACCGCCGTCGGCACCCACGACATAGCGGGCGACGATCCGCTCGATCCCGTCGGGCCCCGCCACATCGGCCGTCACCGCGCCGGGGCCCTGCACCAACTCGACCAGCTCCGTCCCGAACTCCACGCGGCGGCCCAGGCTTTCCAGGCGCGCGCGCAGCGCGCGGTCGGTACGGAACTGGGGGATCAGCCAGGTGCTCGGGTACGGAACGTCCACGCCGGCCCGCGCGTTGCGCACCATGCGCCAGGGCACGGTCACCGGCCCCAGATGAACACCCAGCAGCGGAAAGCCGCTGCCGCCCGCCAGGATGTCGTCAAGTGCCCCGAGATCTTCGAGTACTTCGAGGGAACGCGGCTGAATTCCCTTGGCCCGCGAACCGTCGAAGGCGTGCGGTGACTTGTCGATGACGCGGAGGGAGTGGCCACGGCGTGCGAGATCGATCGCCAGAGCGGTGCCGGTCGGGCCGGCTCCGACGATCAGGACGTCGACGGCAGGGTCGTCGTTCACATTCATAATGGCTACACTGTTGCCACTATGTGCATGGTGTCAAGTCGCAGGCATACTTCCCGGGTGCAGACACCACCTGAGCAACCGCGACGGAGCGAGCCCCCCGCGCGGCGCTCTCCGGGCCGCCCCCCGGTCCCGCCGGACCGGATCGTCGCCGCGGCGATGCGGATCGTCGACGAGGAGGGCGCCGAGGCCCTGTCGATGCGCACGCTCGCGAAGCGCCTGGGCTCCGGTACGGCGACGCTGTACCGGCATTTCGACAATCGGGCGGAGGTCGTCGCCCAGGTGACCGACCGGCTGTTCGGCATGATCGACATCGAGCCGGGGCCCGCCGCGACCGAGTGGCGCGAGGCCTGCCGCACCATGATGGAGAACGTGTTCGCGGTCCTGCGCCGCCATCGCGGGGTGGCGCCCCTGCTGATGGAGGAATCCCCTGCCGGCCCGCACGCGAGGGCGGTCCGCGAGCGCTGCGTCGCCCTCCTGCTGGACAACGGTTTCTCGCCGAGAATCGCCGCACAGGCGTACGCGACACTGGCCCGCTACGTCCTGGGCTTCGCGATGCAGCTCGGAGAACAGGGACGGCCCGGCGACGAGCCCCCCGACAAGCGAGCACCCACGCCCGTCCACCCGGCGGACCCGTCCCTGTACCCGGCCACGACGAGGGTGGCCGCTTTCCTCCCGGTGCCGCTGGAGGAGGAGTTCTCCTTCGGACTCGGCCTGCTCATCGAGGGCCTCGCCCAACTCCGCGACGGCGCCTGACCGCAGGGTCGTACCTCTACCGAGACGGCTCCCCGTTCCAGCGTCGGGCGGGAGCTGGTTGGCGCGTTTGGCTGTCACGGACTAGGTGCCGGCCGTCCAGGCCGTGCGCAGCGCCGTCCTGTCCACGGGCTTCCCGGCGAGGTAGACGGCCGCGATCTTGCGGGTGTTGGCGATGTTGTCGAGGGGGTCGGCGTCGAGTACGAGGAGGTCGGCGCGTTTCCCTGGTTCCAGGGTGCCCCGGTCGGGCAGTCCGAGGATCTGGGCGGGTGTGCGGGTGGCGGCCTGGATGGCCTGTTGGGCGGGCATTCCGGCCTGGACCATGGCTTGGAGTTCGCGGTGTTCGGCGATGCCGAAGAACTGGACGAACAGCCCGGAGTCGGCGGAGAGGACGATCCGTACGCCGCTTTCGACGTAGGTGCGCAGGCCGGCCTCCAGGATGGCGTAGGCCTCCTTCATCTCCCGCAGTGTGCCGGCGGGTATCGACTCGATCTGGGCGCGGATCGCGGCCAGGGCGTCGGCGGGTACCGTTTCGGCCTGGTCCGGGGCGTCGAGCCAGGCGGTGCCCTCCGGGATGGCTTTCTGGATGGGTCTTCCCGCGCGAGCGGGGGTGTTCCGAGGCCCGAGCGCGTGGGGACGGGGACGTCTTTGGTCTTCCCGCGCGAGCGGGGGGGGTGTTCCGGCGGGGTAGATGGTGTGCCCGAAGTCGGGCCAGGTCTTCCCGCGCGCGGGCGGGGGTCAGGCCGCTCGCGGCGTCAGGACTTCGGGCGTGGTGTGTTGCGCGCCAGTCCTGAGTTTGCCGGTGTCCGGCCCGACGGTCGGCCGGGAGCGGGGCAGGAGGTGACGGCCATTTCCGTCCTGCCCGGTCTCGGCGGGCGCGGGAGCCGGACCATCACGCGCCGAAGTGGGTGAAGGAACCCCAGGCCGTGGGACGGGCGCCGGCAGCCGCCGCGTTGGTCACCGCTTTGCCGAGTGCGGCGGAGGGGAGGACTCCCCGGCGGAGTTCCTCATGCAAGGTGGACATCAGCTCGATGGTCTGTTCGGAGTCCGGTACGGCCCAGAGCGCGGCGATCACGGAGCTTGCCCCCATCGCCAGCAGCGCGGCGGGAAAGCCGAGTTGCTCGCCGGGGAGCCGGATGCCGATGCCGGCCAAGTGGCAGGCGGACAGGACGACGGTGGTTCCGCGTTGCAAGTCGTGTCCGAGGAGCGAGGACAGAGGCAGGGGTTGGCCCAGGAGAATGGTGGACTCCAGCGGACGGTGGGCGTCGAGGGAACCATGGCCCGCGAGATGGATGAGGTTCGCGGACGTCATCTGTTGAGCCAGGCCCTGCGGCGCCGGACCTGTGGGGCGGGCGACGCCGCTGGAAGACCGGCCGAGACCGCGCAGACGCTCGGATCCTTGGGACTCGGCGGCGGGCGAGTTCTGGCCCCGGAGGATCGTGGGTGTCACGCCGTGCACGGCGGCGATCCTGCGGGCCTCGGGCACGGTGAAGGGGATCGGTTTGCCGCCTGCCCCGTCGTGATACCAGGGGTCGGCCACGATCAGGGGCTCGATGCGTGAGGGCCGGGGCCATGCCGCCGCGAACATGAGGGCGTTGCCGGAGGGGACGACGGTGAGGTCGAGGAGCCCGCATACGGGCATGCCGTCCACCGGCGCGGTGTACAGCGGCAGGAGGGCGCTCTGCCCCAGTGGTATGAGGGCGACGCGGCCCCCCATGAGGTCCGGCCAGGCGTCGAGTACGGGTTTCCACACCGCGTCCGTGACGGCGGCCTGCGCTGCGCGGACCGCCCGGTCACGGGCCTTGACCAGCGGCGGCTCCGATGCCAAAGCCTGGCGTAACGTGTCGAGTTGGGCCTGGACCTCTTTGAGTCCCAGGCCGGGCAGGGCGATGCTCTCGCACAACTCCCGCCCGCTGTCCGGCGCTTCCAGCCGTATCGCCGTACCACCCTGGACGCCGGGGGCGAGGTAGAGGACCGAACGCGCTGTCTTGTCCGCGGCGAGCACGGCGGACACGGTACGAGCAGTCGAGTAGAGCGCGTCTCCGCTCGACAACTCCGCCAGGGTCAGGTCCAGTTCCTGGACCATCATCAGGTCGGCGTGGACACGCAAGGCCTCGACGGTGTGCGCCCCGGTGGGCGATTCCAGCTTCCGGTCCACAGCGGCCTGCACCGTGCGACGAAGCCTGCGCACACGTCGTACGGCGTCCTCTCCACCGAGAAAGGTGGACAGCTCGCGTGCCATGGTGCGGTCACTCATCTGGAGTCCGGTCAGGCCCTCCGCGACCATGTAGCCGACGAGCGGAACGCCGGATCGGTGGGCCACATCCACGGACATGTCCGCCATCATCTGGATGTCAGGCAGTGCCTCCTCGGGGAACGCCACGCCGTTCTTCGTGCTCTGGGCCTCGATGACGGCCACCGCGCTGACGAACAACAGGCTGGAGACGGACGCGAAGAACCACTGGCCCAGTTCGGCGTGCACGCCGAAAGAGATGCGAGTCGTCCGGAAGACGAGCCGGGCGAACGCGGGATCACCTTGGACCATCTTGTCCATGCAGTGCCGCATGAGCTGCCAGATGTCGACCGCCACTGCGGCGGAGCCGTCGCGCCGTCCCCGTTCCTGCAAGGCGTTGATGGCCTGTTGGATCCGGTTGAACTCGGCCTCCTGGGACGACGTGGACAGTCCCATCACTCGG includes:
- a CDS encoding phosphatase PAP2 family protein, yielding MSRILAVLRRHDHRLTRRIAAWDHPWIRTVLPAAQNAAEHTALWWAAAAVMATAGGQRGRNAAGAGLAAMGLAEALSNTVGKQLVERRRPPKEWIPNAEVEERPTSSSFPSGHTAAAIAFAATVTVVWPRAGAVCAPPALAVAVGRVHSGAHYPTDIAAGTVIGLAATALVLTAKQQATERWR
- a CDS encoding FAD-dependent monooxygenase, with product MNDDPAVDVLIVGAGPTGTALAIDLARRGHSLRVIDKSPHAFDGSRAKGIQPRSLEVLEDLGALDDILAGGSGFPLLGVHLGPVTVPWRMVRNARAGVDVPYPSTWLIPQFRTDRALRARLESLGRRVEFGTELVELVQGPGAVTADVAGPDGIERIVARYVVGADGGSSRVRKQLAVEFAGATGEQDRMLLVDAATSGLSRDRWHVWPGAGGRFVGACPLPYSDLFQWMIRPAQDEEPPGTEARINERVRSHTGNRRIALTGIRWTSVFRPNIRLAESYRRGRVFLAGDAAHVHTPAGAQGLNTGLQDAYNLGWKLSQVLAGADDALLDSYEAERLPLAESVLNLSTKKYEGIAKLDPSSIRRGKDEQQLALTYHGGPLAARAHSDATKKLRVGDRAPDSRLAGRDGRPVRLFDLYQGPHFTAPAYGSRAGEALDRLEWPEVGAPLTRIVFGKDAGHAKDAEHAHHRLTDPRRTTRRVYGLTEDTLLVIRPDGYIGHNRSRLRRGLPVRHPKGRPDHDARRMREEQGHLSEEEGHRHRSVACCLAVRTRAVAARPITVPAAMSVG
- a CDS encoding TetR/AcrR family transcriptional regulator, producing MRIVDEEGAEALSMRTLAKRLGSGTATLYRHFDNRAEVVAQVTDRLFGMIDIEPGPAATEWREACRTMMENVFAVLRRHRGVAPLLMEESPAGPHARAVRERCVALLLDNGFSPRIAAQAYATLARYVLGFAMQLGEQGRPGDEPPDKRAPTPVHPADPSLYPATTRVAAFLPVPLEEEFSFGLGLLIEGLAQLRDGA
- a CDS encoding amidohydrolase family protein; amino-acid sequence: MKEAYAILEAGLRTYVESGVRIVLSADSGLFVQFFGIAEHRELQAMVQAGMPAQQAIQAATRTPAQILGLPDRGTLEPGKRADLLVLDADPLDNIANTRKIAAVYLAGKPVDRTALRTAWTAGT
- a CDS encoding CHAT domain-containing protein, with amino-acid sequence MGLSTSSQEAEFNRIQQAINALQERGRRDGSAAVAVDIWQLMRHCMDKMVQGDPAFARLVFRTTRISFGVHAELGQWFFASVSSLLFVSAVAVIEAQSTKNGVAFPEEALPDIQMMADMSVDVAHRSGVPLVGYMVAEGLTGLQMSDRTMARELSTFLGGEDAVRRVRRLRRTVQAAVDRKLESPTGAHTVEALRVHADLMMVQELDLTLAELSSGDALYSTARTVSAVLAADKTARSVLYLAPGVQGGTAIRLEAPDSGRELCESIALPGLGLKEVQAQLDTLRQALASEPPLVKARDRAVRAAQAAVTDAVWKPVLDAWPDLMGGRVALIPLGQSALLPLYTAPVDGMPVCGLLDLTVVPSGNALMFAAAWPRPSRIEPLIVADPWYHDGAGGKPIPFTVPEARRIAAVHGVTPTILRGQNSPAAESQGSERLRGLGRSSSGVARPTGPAPQGLAQQMTSANLIHLAGHGSLDAHRPLESTILLGQPLPLSSLLGHDLQRGTTVVLSACHLAGIGIRLPGEQLGFPAALLAMGASSVIAALWAVPDSEQTIELMSTLHEELRRGVLPSAALGKAVTNAAAAGARPTAWGSFTHFGA